Within Anolis sagrei isolate rAnoSag1 chromosome 3, rAnoSag1.mat, whole genome shotgun sequence, the genomic segment AGTCCTGGCTACAAATTCCTCCTTCTAAAAAACAGCTTTTGCCAGCATTTCCAAGAGAGTGCTCTTCAGCCCAGTAGTTAAGACAGCCCTTCATTACTTTAGTTTCCCACGACAGGGACTCCATCAACTTCCTTTCATTGTAAGTGCAGAAATACCTGTTCCTCTGTCCACACCATTTAGCATTCATGCTGCAGCCAGCACGGGGTTTCTTCACTAACCAATTATTTCTAGCAATGGGTTTCACTTGGAACTTCTGCAGGAAAAACTCAACAGCACAATCCCGTAGAACATTTAGTCTTTTCCGTTCCACCTCACCCATGGATGCAAAGAGTCTGAGATTGTCCAAAATTGTCTCGGTTTGGTGCCTGTGGAAGAACGAACAACATTCCTCGTGAACTTTAAGGAAGGATTCTGGAATTAAGTGTTGAGGGAAAAGGGCCTTCTCCACCATTTCTGTCCCAAAGTTCTGCATCATTTTGGACAAATACGAGTGGGCAGCCTCCCTGCCCAAATAGCGAAGGCAAACCACATACACCTCGGAGTTCCCAGCTTTACTGGTGGCTGGTTTGAAAACATGGACCTCCTCAAAAGAACAGTTCAGCAGAAAGAGCAAGTTGACGGAACAGTGTTCAAACAGAGTGAACATCTTCAGAACAAAGGAGCCACCAAGCCCAAGGGTCATTAAAGCAGTGACTGTTTCGCAATAATGTAAAGAGGAAACGAGGGCTTCCTGTTCACCTGGATTTCCTTGGCAATCGAAACTCCCGTCAGATGTGACCAGGTGAACAGTGGTCATGTTACTGATGAAACGCTGCAATCCGGTGAGATGTTTCAGGGTCATGACGTCTCCAGTGTTGTCAGGGCCAAAATACCACCAGGGCAAAGTGTTTGCAATAAGTCTGTCATCCATAATCATCATGAGGGTATTGTTTGCTTCGTGATATGGGTTCAAGGTATTGGCAACCCAGTTCCAATCACAAGGGATGCGGTGAGACTTGAGGTAGTGGTTAAGGCTGGCTATAAAAGCACCAGGCGCTTCACAGAGATGGATGGAGTTGAGCTCTCCGTTTTGAAGCGCTTCACTCGGGAGCACAGGAAAAGTGCACAGGATCTCATGAAACTTGCACCACGCCTGGGTGCACAGTTCGGCATTTACAGATTTCTTGAGATTAGCAATGATTGTCCCAGCTCTGTTGGTGAAAGAAGTGTGTTGATGCCATTCGTCTAACTTCTTATCACTCAGCCTGTTCTTGACTTCATTCAGAGAATTTTTCAGAGCTGCAAGGGAACTGAACTCTTTATGATCACAGGTAAAAACCTGGTTGGGATCAGGCAGCTGCCATTCGTTGTTGGGTGGCTTGGCATACAGAAATTGCTTCTGAAACAGCTTCTCTGTCTCGGCAACGATATCTGGATCAAACTGATCAAGGTTTGTTGTCTGATCAACATACATCATATTCTTTTGTTTGCTCATTTTGAGATGGAGAGAAACCTTgggaaaaaggagaaacagagccGGTGATTCAATATATCCACCACAAAGCCACCACACAGATCACAGGTCAAAGTAAATACAGAGAAGTTCCCATTAGGTCCCTTTTAGGACCctgtatcctaggatctgatcacaggttttctgcttatcccagataatctggcagtgtgaactcatataatcgAGATTAGAGTAGAAAacctgggaacagatcctgggatatagaaaaGGCCCCTATATTgtcatatcccaggatctaatcccaggttatactttgaactggattatatgagtctccactgtcatataatctggaatgagcagataatctgggatcatatcctgagatataaggacactatagatccagccttagaaaagaagagagattttttaatattagaaaagaaaaaaaattcaattacTTATGAGCAggcaaaatgaataaaaaaagaTATAGCAATAAGTCTTACCTCCGCTTCACACTCAGACAACATAGATAATACAATTCCTGGCTCAGTCATCATATTTAAATGCAGCCCTCTAGAAGTACTTCACAGTTGACTAAATTGCAAATATGTGTAAACACCAAGGACTGGGCATTAAAAATGAGAATGAGAGTGTGTGAGTCTCACAAGGTTGCTGAAAAGGAACTGAagcatgggttgctgtgagttttctgggctgtatggccatgttccagaagcattctctcctgatgtttcacccatatctatgtcAGGCAGACTCAGAGGTTGTCTGTTagcaactaggcaagtggggtttatatatctgtggaatgtccatcgTGGaaaaaggaactcttgtctgcttgaggcaagtgtgaatgttgcaattggccaccttgattagcattgaataacttgcagcttcaaagccttgctggtTGCTGCtaggaggaatcctttgttgagaggtgttagctggccagattgttttctgtctggaattcccctgttttctgagtgttgttctttattactGTCCTGATCTCggtggtttttaaaatactggtagccagatttagttcattttcatgatgtcctcctttctgttgaaactgttgaaattgtcatcatgctagtggatttcaatggctgtaTAATCtggtagttgttagaatggtccagcatttctgccttctcaaataatatgccttattcaggttgattcatcaagtgctctgttcTGGCAGACTTcactggttgaattagtctgcagtgtctttcacgTTCCTTggtttgtgtctgggcaatgctgtggCATTTGAGGGTCCCTAtagagacttcttgtccacagctggaaGGTATACagtagaggtgagaggatccctcttgtcctttgctgaatgtagcatttgttggattttcttagtgggcctgtagatagtttgtaggttatgtttcttcatcagcttccctatgtagccagtggttcccttgatgtaggataagaacactttttctctaggtggatctttgtctttactctaataaataataataataataataataataataataataataataataatatcaactggtgggatcacaagtcggaaaaagttacagagaatgaacatgccaaactcctctgagacttccaaattcaaacagacagagttctggagcacaatactcctgaagaTTGAAGAGATCGGGCAGGTTTGTGGAAGGAGAAgaggtcacaaaggtaggcaggtcccaaatcgtattggcttgttctcagtcttgcagctcttctgatgtctgtggtggcaTATCCATTGCCCtgcagagcccagtttaggtgcttcagttcaccttggaggacgtgggggtttgcagattctttttgcacggtctggcTCATCAAGGtgtctaattgcaacattcacacttgcctcaagcagacgagagttctttctcccaccctggacattattccacagatatataaaccccacttgcctagtttccaacagacctcaccacctctgaggatgcctgccacagatgtgcgtgtaacgtcaggagagaataataataataatactttatttataccccgctccatctcccccaaggggactcggtgcggcttaaatgaggccacgcccatcagtacattacataaacaatataacacaataataaacaatataaccaagggcaagatggatggatggcatccttgaagtgactggactgaccttgaaggagctgggggtggtgacggccgacagggagctctggcatggactggtccatgaggtcacgaagagtcggagacgactgaacgaacgaacaacaaataacacaagaacataataaaaccaaaaaacaaaacaaaacataaatgcaaaacaatataatagcaacataacaatacaaaatcggacataaaaacacaaaagatttcgctgggcagggccaaattcaggataaaattataaaaatttaaaacactgggagataggacaatgccAAACATCGGGAGGGGGGGGTCctgggatgaggaaggatttaattgcatgaaccataaataaagtgctacTCAGGTCATTTAGTGCAAAGTTTTTGGTCAGGGAGTACCTTacgttcaatcactgaaggcacattggaataaccaagtttttgagattcttcctgaagattgccagcgtaggggcttgcctaatgtctttgggaagtgagttccagagtcgaggggccaccacagagaaggctctctctctcggcCCCGCAAGTAGCACTTGTGATGCAGgggggagcgagagaagagcctctccagaatactaaagagattgtgtgggttcgtaaatggaaATGCGGTcgcgaaggtaggcaggtcccaaacccgcttctggaacatggccagacagcacaGAAAACTCAAAGTAacccagagttgttgttgttatcaggaatggatttcccttccgaggggtagatttctctcatgtcctgttgtctcacccccgttctcaactatgagttgtttgtaactcaggggctaAATGGCATTTATTCTCTATCTACAGTACATGCACAGGTAAAATAAATAGtatgcattccttctacagtgtagatgaggcatgggcaaactttggccctccaggtgttttggacttcaactcccacaattcctaacagcctatggctgttaggaattgtgggagttgaagtccaaaacacctgaagggccaaagttggcccatgcctcatcTCACAGCCAATGGGGCCTGCACCTACTCAAAGCCAGGCCTGATGTTGCACATCCATTTAAACTATGCCACAATCTTATCCAACAACACACAATACTTACATCCAGTAAATGCTGGATCTGCACACTCATTAGAAACCCTGCTTCACTTATAAGGATCCTTCACCAAGAGGGAACATCCTCCCTTTAGTCCTGAAGCCCCATCCACATCAGAGGAAAAGTTGCTTTGCTTAGAAACTGACACCAAGCTGATGCGCATGCGTATTTCCAAGGTTTCGATTCCTTTTAGGTGACAGTGGCAATAGGGAGGCAACCTCTCTCTTACTTTCAACTCGCGCATGCGCAGTGCCACGCTCGCAGTTTCTTGGGGATATATGGAAACACCGCCTCCTGATTCACGCATGCGCAGTTCCAGTTTTAGCATCCAGTGCGTTTCATAAGGGGAGCCAACCTCGCTGTCTCTCAACTCGCGCATGCGCAGTGCCACGCTCTCAGTTTCTTGGGGGATATATGGAAACACCATCTCCTGATTCACGCATGCGCAGTTCCAGTTTTAGGGCACCCTGTCGCCTTCTCTCAACTCGCGCATGCGCAGTGTCACGCTCTCAGTTTCTTGGGGATATATGGAAACGCCGCCTCCTGATTCACGCATGCGCAGTTCCAGTTTTAGCCTCCAGTGCGtctcaaaagggaaaaaagaggtaaCTCGCGCATGCGCTAAAGAGTGCCCTGGTGCCAAGAGCCCGCCCAGCTTCCCGCGCGCACAGGATGGGCGGTTTGCTTCGCCGGATGTGACGTCCGCAGCGGCAGCTTGAGGCATTTGAAGAGCGGCGGTGATGGACAAGGTAAGGAAGTAGTGGCCTGGTTTTGTTTTGAGTTGTGTACTTACAAATTCGTGGCCGTAGCTAAGTGGAATCCTAAAGTAACGCTTTCAGAAGTCCTCAAGAAgggtttttcatatatatatatatatgtgtgtgtgtgtgtgtatatatatatatatatactagctgtgccctgccatgcgttgctgtggcctatagtaaaacttatcaaagttgaggtagatatctggactattatgaaagagaggtacctacctagtccttccccctttctctcctttcttccttctctacctctttctttccttctttcactacttggtttcatccttctctctttccttcattccctcccctttcttcctttgcctttcttccctccctgtttgcttccttctttctctttttatttccttttatttcaccaccatcataacaataacaataatgcaatgcattgcctctgggacctgacacctctcccattcccccagggtctaataggaataatagcataataataatagaaataacaacctttacctgccacgtgttgctgtagccaatcttccctctttctctccttctttccctccttccttccttcctttcctcccatctttccttctcctcttccttctctatctctttccttccttccccgtttttctttctcttctggtctcttttcttccttctctctttccttctttccttccctccctctttctctacatcttcccccttccttcactccctctttccttccttcattcccttttttctttccttctctccttccttccttccccctttttctttctcttctggtctcttttcttccttctctctttccttctttctttccctccctctttctctacatcttcccccttccttcactccctctttccttccttcattcccttttttctttccttctctccttccttccttccccctttttctttccctccctctctctctcatttcttccttctctacctctttccttccttccccctttttctttctcttctgctgtctctcttttctttccttccatctttccttttctttccttttcttcctccttctttctctaactttccttccttccccctttttctttacctccctttctgtttcttccttctttccttccttcctgtctttcctggattttgacagggcgggaaggggtggggtttggaggtggcgtgaagtaaaaggaggtaaaatgggggcaggggagtgatggagcatggggttgcgtgtgtgtgtgcggcggtggggggagtgatggagcgtggagctgtgtatgtgtgtgcggcggcggggggagtgatggagcgtggggttgcgtgtgtgtgtgtgcggcggcggggggagtgatggagcgtggggttgcatgtgtgtgcggcggcggagggagtggggttgcgtgtgtgtgtgcggcgggggggggagtgatagagcgtggggttgcgtgtgtgtgtgcggcggcggggggagtgatggagcgtggggttgcgtgtgtgtgtgcggctgccaggggagtgatggagcatggggttgcgtgtgtgtgtgcggcggcagggggagtgatggagcttggggttgtgtgtgtgcgtgcggcggagggggggtgtgtgggaagcggcgcggcggtgcttggagtgggcatggattccgcagagggaacgttggccggaaggctgtgtgcgcgcccagggaacttgcggctgggcgccaatgcgcatgctcagttgttttgccgcattgtgagtgtgttgttgtgttgtttttcattttgagtagatatgtttgtaccttgtaggttgtgttatgggcatgggagttttggttaagtttcgttggggggttatggattttgttgttttgccgttttgtgagtgtgttgttgtgttgtttttcattttgagtagatatgtttgtaccttgtgggttgtgttatgggcatgggaattttggttatgTTTCGTTgagggttgtggagttttgttgttttgccattttgtgagtgtgttgttgtgttgtttttcattttgagtagatatgtttgtaccttgtgggttgtgttatgggcatgggaattttggttaagtttcgttggggggttgtggagttttgctgtcccgttgaaccaacctaacagatttatatatatagatatataattgtggcaagttcttggtgggatgggcatcccaagccaccttgtctctctcctgaggaatctgtacaaggaccaaggagcaacagtaagaactgaccacggaacaacagactggttcaagattgggaaaggcgtacggcaaggcttcatactctcacccaacctttttaacttgtatgcagaacacatcaggcgatgtgcggggcttgatgaatgcaaagctggggtggaaatggctggaagaaacattaacaacctcagatatgcagatgacaccactctgatggccgaaagcgaggaggagctgaggagccttctaatcaaggtgaaagaagaaagcgcaaaagctgggttgcagctaaacataaaaaaaaccaagatcatggcaacaagaatgattgacaactgggaaatagagggagaaatggtggaggccgtgacagactttgtatttctaggtgcaaagattactgcagatgcagactgtggccaggaaatcaggagacgcttacttcttgggaggagagcaatgtccagtctcgataaaatagtaaagcgtagagacatcagactggcaacaaagatccgcctagtcaaagccatggtattccctgtagtcacctacggatgtgagagctggaccttagggaaggctgagtgaaggaagatcgatgcttttgagctgtggtgttggaggaaagttctgagagtgccttggtccgcaagaagatccaaccagtccatcctccaggaaataaagcccgactgctcattggagggaaggatactagagacaaagttgaagtactttggccacatcatgaggagacaagaaagcctagagaagacaatgatgctgggg encodes:
- the CMTR2 gene encoding cap-specific mRNA (nucleoside-2'-O-)-methyltransferase 2; amino-acid sequence: MSVQIQHLLDVSLHLKMSKQKNMMYVDQTTNLDQFDPDIVAETEKLFQKQFLYAKPPNNEWQLPDPNQVFTCDHKEFSSLAALKNSLNEVKNRLSDKKLDEWHQHTSFTNRAGTIIANLKKSVNAELCTQAWCKFHEILCTFPVLPSEALQNGELNSIHLCEAPGAFIASLNHYLKSHRIPCDWNWVANTLNPYHEANNTLMMIMDDRLIANTLPWWYFGPDNTGDVMTLKHLTGLQRFISNMTTVHLVTSDGSFDCQGNPGEQEALVSSLHYCETVTALMTLGLGGSFVLKMFTLFEHCSVNLLFLLNCSFEEVHVFKPATSKAGNSEVYVVCLRYLGREAAHSYLSKMMQNFGTEMVEKALFPQHLIPESFLKVHEECCSFFHRHQTETILDNLRLFASMGEVERKRLNVLRDCAVEFFLQKFQVKPIARNNWLVKKPRAGCSMNAKWCGQRNRYFCTYNERKLMESLSWETKVMKGCLNYWAEEHSLGNAGKSCFLEGGICSQDYDLWYILEGRRLPKVTCSSFCDGEALKNLNEALEKSLVGQASADAIMRLTQQECPSCHVLTECMILSELADLMEHHHEQVPNEDGIEQRRCLVVGFPSFCDAESQSGLEVKLLESGSLSTFSCSLLHDGEPKYQQQLLECLLHLLPHLQKGNALVLPVLSCFTRFMAGLVFILHSCFQRISFVCPTSSQPLGTSAALLCIGYQGLPDPVFQYLQQLNKLISTLLDSDSPQQILQFVPMENLLKGSFLEFLWDLNTAIVKQRLHLIIQIEQQQRT